In Bufo gargarizans isolate SCDJY-AF-19 chromosome 5, ASM1485885v1, whole genome shotgun sequence, the following are encoded in one genomic region:
- the ICA1 gene encoding islet cell autoantigen 1 — MDGHNYHYSREFYDRYAQGQEKSVVNKMQQKYWKTKQTLIKVTGKKEDEHVVASDSDLDAKLELFHSIQRTCMELLKVIEQYQKRICFLSQEENELGKFLRSQGSQNKSRAGKIMQATGKALCFSSQQRLALRSPLSRLHQEVETFRYRAISDCWLTVNRMEQARTEYRGVLLWMKDVSQELDPDLYKQMEKFRKVQAQVRHTKAAFDRLKTDVCEKVDLLRASRCNLLSHVLTNYQTTLLHFWEKTSHTMAAIHESFKGYQPYEFTTLKSLQDPLDKLCRQSKKKTKAKEAPPETQDNDQLISLDEQQNETESMSSGTLDDLLDLKPEEKFIFEESATSKDPLADPFEPDSLEKDEMQLLNEILSASSLDSGELGKEWTAIFGEPLFNAQPLSPASPEPEQKAEQSSGFLPSQLLDQEFGGFQATPHDWSANFEASSSFSPSSSSSCLPPTNLNQNFNRTPVKDASKSTKDLSSWYNLFADLDPLSNPDAVGKTDKEHELLNA, encoded by the exons CCATTACTCTAGAGAGTTCTACGACCGCTATGCTCAAGGTCAAGAGAAGTCGGTGGTGAATAAGATGCAGCAGAAGTACTGGAAGACCAAGCAGACGCTGATAAAGGTTACCGGAAAGAAGGAAGATGAGCACGTCGTGGCCTCGGACTCGGACCTCGATGCCAAACTTGAG CTTTTCCATTCTATCCAGCGGACGTGTATGGAGCTGCTGAAGGTGATTGAGCAGTATCAGAAGAGGATTTGCT TTTTATCCCAAGAAGAGAACGAACTGGGGAAATTTCTCCGTTCCCAGGGATCTCAGAATAAATCAAGGGCAGGAAAAATTATGCAGGCCACGGGAAAAGCTCTCTGCTTCTCTTCACAGCAGAG GCTGGCTCTGAGAAGTCCTTTATCTCGTCTTCACCAGGAGGTGGAAACCTTCCGCTACCGAGCAATATCCGACTGCTGGCTGACCGTGAACAGGATGGAGCAGGCCCGAACTGAGTATCGTGGGGTTCTCCTGTGGATGAAGGATGTCTCTCAAGAACTGGACCCCGACTTATACAAgcagatggaaaaatttagaaag GTCCAGGCACAAGTGCGTCACACCAAAGCTGCTTTTGATAGACTGAAAACCGACGTATGTGAAAAAGTCGATCTTCTCAGAGCCAGTAGATGCAATCTGTTATCTCATGTTCTGACTAATTATCAG ACAACACTACTTCACTTTTGGGAGAAAACCTCACACACGATGGCCGCCATACATGAAAGCTTCAAGGGATACCAGCCATATGAATTCACTACTCTTAAG AGTTTACAAGACCCACTCGATAAACTGTGCCGCCAGTCTAAGAAGAAAACAAAGGCCAAGGAAGCCCCTCCTGAAACGCAGGACAATGACCA acTGATTTCTTTAGATGAGCAGCAGAATGAGACCGAATCCATGTCATCAG GTACATTGGATGATTTGTTAGATCTGAAACCAGAGGAGAAGTTTATCTTTGAAGAAAGTG CCACATCCAAGGATCCACTCGCAGATCCCTTTGAGCCGGATTCTCTGGAGAAGGACGAGATGCAGCTTTTGAATGAGATCTTAAGTGCGTCTTCCTTGGATAGTGGGGAACTGGGGAAGGAGTGGACGGCCATCTTCGGGGAGCCCCTCTTCAATGCTCAGCCTTTAAGCCCAGCATCTCCAGAACCAGAACAGAAAGCCGAACAGTCGTCTGGTTTCCTTCCTTCACAGTTGCTGGACCAAGAATTTGGTGGCTTCCAGGCTACACCACATG ACTGGTCAGCCAACTTCGAGGCATCATCCTCATtttcaccatcatcatcatcatcctgccTCCCACCCACTAATCTCAATCAGAATTTCAACAGGACCCCAGTGAAAG aTGCATCAAAAAGCACAAAAGATCTTTCTAGCTGGTACAACCTCTTTGCCGACCTCGATCCTTTATCTAACCCTGACGCTGTGGGGAAAACCGATAAGGAACACGAACTTCTCAATGCCTGA